TCTCTTGAGAGAAAGTTGAGAGGTGATTTATTAGAGGTGTTCAAAGTTATGAGGGTTTAGACAAAAgaggaaaagctgttcccattctgTGTACACAATGATAGAGAACCAAAGTGCAGTGATATAAAGCTTCTGGTAACAACGTCAAAGGCAACACGAGAGAGAATCTTGACGCAGTGAGCAATCACAAACTGGAATACACAACCTAAAAGGATGATTCAGTTGTGGGAATTGAATAAGCACACGAatatttgcagggttatggggaaagggttgGGGTGTGGGACTAGCTGAATCGTTCCTGCAGAGAACTCACACAGCTGTAACCTTCTAAaattccccagcccctcccctgcCTCAGTATGCAGAACTAGGGGTGCCTGTTTAGGTTTAGAGAATCGGGGGTTTATCTCCTGTCGATACAGGATTATAAATCTATGGTGGAAAGGAATTACTTCAGTGTTGTTTTGTACCCTGTTGCTGTGCGAAGAACGTCACCAAAAGCAGAAACCAAAACTGAAGCATTCTTCTTTCATGTTTCAACAGAATATCTGCAAACCAGGATCAAagaactggaacaacagaggggGACTGAAGAGCTGGCTCACAACACTCAGGAGTGCATTCAGGTACAGACGTGAGACCAGCCTCTTGCCTTCAGAGGCCTGTTGTTCCCTTAACTGGGAGCATCATCTGTACCTAGCCTCACTAATGCCTACAATGCTCCAGGCTGTCTGATGGACAGTACAGTTGGGAGAACTGTAAACACCATCAGGATTTAGGAGCTGACGCAGGTACCTTACGGTTCTTCCAGATAGATCAGGAAACCTGTAAAGAAAGAACTTAACAATTACATAAATGTGAGATAAATGACTAGATATATATTTGTAATTTTGGCTCAGATTTAAATATTGACCTGATCAACAGGGAGAACCTCACTGTTTTCTTTGAACAGTGCTGTGATATCTATGCTGTCCAACTGAGCGGACAGATGGGGCCTCAGCTTGATTACCCTTCAATGCATTACTCCCATTGCACTGAAATGTCATCTTAAATTATGAGTTAAAATCTCTGGAATGGGGCTTGAAATCAATCTTGATCATAACTTTGTTTACTCAAGTATTTTAATTGTATTGGGATGTTAAGATGGGAGAGTTAAGTTACTAGGAGAACAGACGTTTGTATGAGAATTGGGATACAAGAGGAAAGAGATGTTGTAGAAAAGTTGGAGTACAAGAGAAATGGGAATTTGAGTAAGAGAGCAATGGGGTTTTGAGTGAGGGGTCAAGGCTGGCCTGGGCATGcatgggggggccagcgatcaggccatggggggggtCAGAGGAGCAGTGTTGCGGGGTCgtggggttggccagcgatcaagctggccagcgatAGGAAGGCCGGCAATCCGGGGCCACTGCAGTGGCCCggtcagcactatgctgccggcctctccagcgggaataggccccgccccctgaatttcagcatgattcacgctgaggcattCTGGGAGATTCTTTTTGAGACTGTCACTGATAAAACCAGGGTGATTtatccagttttcatgcaaattcaacacttagaatttttttgggagaaccgcTCCCCCCTATTTTTGATCTGGGGTGGGGGCAGCTAAACATTTTCTCTAAATTTATCCTATGGGTGTAATCTCAAGGGTCTCCATCAGATCACCACTCAGTCTTTATGCTGGGAAGGAGAATGCTATCAGTCTGTTTGGTCGTGATTGTTCTAACTTCCTGGTTCTGGTATTTTTATATCAGATCATCTGTCAATTAGAGAATTTGGCACCAGCTAAACGGGTAGAGAGAACACAAGTGAAACTGCCTAAGGATTGAGGGCCTTGGGGAATTTTGTAAGTTAGGGGGAAACTAGATTTTACTGTTGCATCTTCACAAAAGCAATGACATCAAGTATGGCTTGTGCTTCTGTTCTTCTCTGTTTAGGTCGGAGACACTAATAGCAAATTATTGGACACCATAGTACTGGACCAAACAACCCAATCTGCAGACAGCTCACCTGGAGGCACAGGTAATGATGATGATTGAACAAAATTGGAGAAGTTATTAGATGTGCTTGAAGAATAAGATTGATAGTTATGGATAGGAAATATCACACCATCATTTCTACATAGATTTCACTACGTCAGACATTATTGGAAATGCAAAAGGAAACTAGTTATAAGCCTGAAACGTATACTTGTTCTGACTGCCTTTTGATTGACCCTGGGCTAGGCAACATAAGACCAGGAGTAGACTTTTCAACCCATTCAGCCAAGGGATCAGCTAAACATAAAAACGCTCCCAACAGACCTCAGAATACCCGTAAGCAACATGGTGGGATGTCCTATGAGAAAATCAAATCAGATGTTACTTTATTTCATTGCTGATTCCAGCTGGCCACCCAGAAACTTGATTCATATTTTACAGGTCTTAGGGGAAGATTTATTGTTCAAACTTCACTAACTCGAGGCTTCCCCCAGTCaggaggccatcacatctgcgcTAACTCTGAAAGAGCCATCCAGTTAGTCCCATTATTCTACTTTTTCCTCATTGCCCTAGACATTTtctttttcaagtatttatccaactcccttttaaaaattacaattgaatctgtttccatcaccttttcaggtGGCACGTTCTGGATCATAACAATTCATACTGTGAAAAATGATTCCCTTCATTTCTCCTCTGAATTTTTATCCAATTATCTTTGTCTTCTGGTTACTGATCCTCCTgaaagtggaaacaatttcctcaATTCATACAATCAAAATCCCGCAGGATTTTGGACCCCTTTATCAAGCCCTCTCTTAAGGAGAACTATCTCAGTTTCTTTGTTGTCTCCATATCAGATGTACACTCCTTTATGAAACTGGGTTACACAGCTCTCAATTGCCTGGCTTTAGGTGTGTTCAGCCAGGAGACGGTCTAGATAACAAGGGGAAAACTCAGGACCGTGAAACCTTTTTGAGATTTGTAGAATTTTTGGCATAAATCAGATTAATACAGATCACATGTActtaagtaaagtaaagtttaagctGTCCTTTCACTTCTACCTCCTGGAGACAAATTCAGCCTTGAAGGAGGAATTGAAGATCACCTCTTTCTCAGGGGGAAGAGGAGTAGGTCCTCTGGGTCAGTCACTTCaggttcagattccagaatcagaCTCTGAACCCAGCCTACAATGATGACTGCGAGGCTTCTATCTGAAATAAATTTATGACAGACTCGATCAGTCCTTGCGTGACCTGGTCCCAAAGTACAAACACCTTCTTAATTTCCAGAGAGGCAACAAGAGCTAGGTGTGGGAAATGGAAAATAGCCATGTTGATACAGTAaggtcctacccaggccctatccctgtaaccctatgtatttaccctgctaatccccctgacattaagggacaatttagcatggccaatcacctaacccgcacatctttggactgtgggaggaaacccacgcagacacggggagaacatgcaaactccagagagactgtcacccgaggtcggaattgaacccgggtcccttacgcagtgaggcagtagtgctaaccaccgtgccactgagtGAGGCTCATTGCTGAGTTAGACCACCATAAACTAGATACTCTGAATCTAAATTGTAATGTACTTGCTCTGGGGGTGTTGAtggaacagtgcagcaggagctttcctctgtatctaatcaATGCTTAACTTGCTGTGCTGATGTTTACTTGAACATTGTTCCATTCTTCAGTATTGACAACTCTGCGATGAATGCAAAATAAGTACAATTATACTTTAGGAAAGGAAAATAATGTAAAATGATAATCAGAAGGCCTGTCTGTGTCTGAAAGAGAATAAAAATGGTTAAAGCTTTGTGAGAAACCAGTTGTTAGAATAGCTAACACCCCAATAAATGTTTGTTTCTACATAATGTGTTGATGTTTCTGGGTATTGAGGACCTTGGTGAGGAGTTGTGATAGTGGACAAGAGAGATGGGATAATCGGTCAGGTAGCTCACTTGACCTCTGTGCTAAGTTTAATTGAAGTGAACAGGAATTAGACTCCTCGGTCAGCAGATTAATTTGCCTTGAAATAGCAAGCAGGAAGGATCTTGCTGTCTGTAGACAAACAGGATCAGAGGCAATCTAATTTAGTCACTACCACCGAGATTTATTTTCCAGTGATCAGTTTTCTCCTTTTATTCTTCCTTCTGCTatttggaaagaaaaaaaaaatcaaaatttgtTCCCTCAAAAGTCAGTCAAGGTCATACATCCCCACTgggagagggcagagggagacTTATTGAGCAAGGAAAGTTAATGAGAGTCGATTTTAACACTTCCCCTGTTTGTCCACTTCAGTACCTCTTGGTAATTCTcagtttcccccctccctccaatgcTTCTCCCACCCTCTGTCAACATAAAAGGTGATCCAGCCATTTTTCAGTGCCCTCTGGCAACTGTGTAAAATATGTAAGTTAGGGGCCAAACCCCTGTCCTGGGtcataaataaaagcagaaaatgccgggtaaactcagcagacctggcagcatctgtggagcaagaaaccgagttaacgttttgagtccaatgtgactcgGCTTTGTCGCCACAGACAGATGTTTGGCCCGTCCCAGCAAGAGTTCCCAACCAGCTCTAAACAGCAGCCAGCAAATAATGGTGAAACATCGTCTTCGGAATGCACTGAGTGACGTGACTGGGAGACTGGGATTTTGCTGATGCTGTGCAGTAAGTGGCCTGCTTTTCAGGCTGGTAATGCCTATCAGTGGGTGCAGTTCGGACAGCTGGGCTCTGCCTGCTGCAGGCAGCATTCCAATAACCACAAGGGCCACAGAGGAAGTTGGAATTTTGTGCAAATGTGTCTGAACTCGGAAAGAAGAATCAATAATGGATGGAATGTCTGACTCTTGTTTGCAGGTCAGACAAACACAATGGAGGATTCTCAAGACATTCCTGAACCAGAACAAAAAGTGACAGAACTGATGGAAGTTCAGGTACAGGAACCTCATGCTGCAACTCTTCCTATCGCAGCCTCATCCCATTGTACTGCAAGTTTCCCTCATGGTGCCTGCTCTTGTGCAATCTGTTCAAACTTTTTATTTTTGTGAAGTAAAAATTGGAATCATCCAGTAGTTTAAATTGAGCAGTTTTGGATTAAGAGGTAATAGCCATACAGACATTTGTTTAGCTTTGATATGGTTATTTTGAGTTTCAGTTTGGGTCAGTTAGTATTAGTCTTATCTCTGATGTGTTTCAGAGAGACATGTTGCACGAATATTAGTCTTAATGGGCTTCAATTTTCTAAATTCAGCTTTGAatatccaatcattattcatttgaAGCTGCTCTCTGTGCACCTTAATTGTTTGCACTCCCAGCCTTTTACTGTATTTAAATTTCTCAGGATGTACCGTTGGCAGGGctgacatttattacccattctcaATTGTGCTGTGAATGTGGTGGTGAGTCTTTGTGAATTGAGTGTCTTGCTAGGTCACTTCAGAGGACGGTTAATAGTCAAGATATAGGAATAGAGTTAAGTTTAGGTCAGTCAAGGTAGAGCAGTGACACAGTTCTTGCTCTGAGAGATATTCGCACACCaaccagtggttcaagaaggctagCCACCAACTTTTCgagggcaattagcaatgggcaataaatgctggcctagccagcgaaaccCACAACCcttgaatgattaaaaaaaattgaactaCCATATGACAATTCAGCTACCATTTTTCTGGTGTCAGCTGCCAATTCACCGGATTTACTGCATTCAGTCTGACAACCAGCCATGGTTGGATTTTAATTCActccctctgggttgctggttCAGCACCAttgacattcagtgacattaaccatcgctgaattcccccactatccaATATCCTGGGAGATACCACTGCGCAGAAAATGAACCGGACCAACTATATAAAtattatggctacaagagcatgagaggggctgggaattctgcagtgagttacTAACCTGCtcgctccccaaagcctgtccagtgtctacaaggcacaagttcggaatatgatggaatactctccatctgCTTACGTATGTCCCACCCTACCATCTACAGggttcactgcagcaactcaccaaggcagcaccttccaaacctgtgacctctaccatctagaaggatgaggacagcagacagtacacactgctgccactgtgagtcggcactggagggagtgaatgcctaAGGTGGtgaatagggtgccaatcaaacaggccgCTTTGTCCTtcatggtgccaagcttcttgagtgctgctggagctgcGCGCATGTTAAGCGGATgggtgggaacactaccacctgcaaatttCTTGCCAAGCCGCCCACACACtggggatgtacctacaccacacggactgtagTGGcttaagagggcagctcacccccaccttctcaagggtgattagggatgggaaGCAAACgcaggccttgccagcgacacccacatcctgtaaacgaATAAAAGGATATCAGATTAAATTATAAATGCATCATTATGTAAGAACTGCAGACACCCAAGGAAGATGCCACAGCACTGATTGGTCAATGTGCGGAGGTATGTGCGAGTCCCTGGGGGAAATAAAGCTGAGATGTGAGGGCAGTGGGAGAATGACGTTTGTCAGGCACACACCATTTCTCAGCTTCAGCTGCATCGGAGAGCAGAGCCAAGTGCTTTAGGGGAAAAGGGAGATAGAGGTCAGGACACGTACCTAACAGTGAGCACCCTTGCCCCCAACTCCTTCTGGCCATGTCAGGGGAATATTGATGGACATTCTATTCAAAAAAAAAATGacacattaggacaggtgaccaaaaatttggtcaaaggttttaaggaatgttttaAAGGAGAAATGAAAGGTGGAGAAACAAAGAGGtttggggaggaaattccagaggcaGGAATCTGGTCAGCAGAAGGAATGGCTACCAATGATGGGCTAAAATAAATTGGGGGATGCACAAATGGCCAGAGTTTTACCATATCAGACCTTGTCTGGATAGACTGTTATATTTCTGAGTTCCCCATTGTGTAGCAATTACTGAGCGTCTGTTTGTTTGTTTTAatccagcacggtggcgcagaggCGGAGGAGGGCAGTGATCTCCAATCCTTAAAGAGGGCCGTCTCTGAAAAAGACAAAGAGCTTGTCACTGTTACAAACCAACTCGCAGAAGCTCAGAGGGATATAGTGAGGCTCAGCCAGCAGCTACTGGACAGGCCAGAAATAGCACTGACGCAAGATGGGGCTGGCTCACTAATACAGGTGCTGGAAGGAAACCAATTTCTGCCTCTGGAACAGAAGATAATGTCAGCAGCTGATAAGAATTTGAATGTTTTGGTGGagcagaaggaaggaaggagctCCATCACGCTAACGGAGGAGAGCCCCAATGCAGGCAGTGAAATGGAGAGCACCACTGTTTCAGTACAAATAGAGGGCAAGAATACCTCTGTCATACAGGTAGAACAAAGGAGTACAACAGTTGTCCATTTGGATGAGAGCATCTACTCTACCACAGAGATGTACAGTTCTGGGGAACATCTTGCATATGGTGCTACCTCGCTGGGTGGATTACAGATGGTCTCAGGAAAAGAGCAAAGCGGCGAGATTATCGGGGGTTTCCGTGAGTTTCATATGGTTGAGAATGAAGAGGTTAAGAAACTACAAGTTCGCGTACAAGAACTTGAAAAGAACCTGGAGGCAGTGGAGACTCTGTACGGCAAGCAGCTAGAGGACAAGCAAGAGGAGCTCCAGAGCTTAAATCAGAGAGTTTTGGATTATGAGAAAGAGGCAGCGGATGCAAAGGAAACCATTAATAATCTGGGTTTCGAAAAGGACCAGCTTCTTGATCAGATTAAACGATATGATGAAGAATTGTGTGAAATAGCTCAACTGAAGGAGAGACTGGCAAAAGCGGAGGAAGATGCGCAGAATGAAGAGAAGCAGCGCCTTTTGATTTTGGAGAATACGAGCATTCAAAGCGGCTTGTTGGAAGAACAGCTTCATAGTGCGGAAAATGAATCCAGATCAAAAGATGTGAAAATGGAAGCTCTGGAGAAGGAACTGGACATTATCCAGTGTCGGGTCTCTGAGCAGGCGGAAGAGGCTAAAGGTTTGAGAGGGCAGTTACAAGAGAAGGAAGAAGCGGTCTTGAGCTTGAAGCAGCTCACTAGAGATGCCGAGTCCAAAGTTGAGGAGCTCCTGCAGAAGCTGGCCTCCGGGGAGCAGGAATTGATGAGTGTGCAGCAGAGTCTGTCCGAGGAAACGCATAAAGTGCAACAGCTTCAGAGCAGCCTGTCACAAAGGGAAGCTGAAATGGCTGAACTTACCATGAGCATGTCTGAGAAAATGGTCGCGTTGAACGAGGACAAATTTTCACTGGGGAATGAAGTAAAGCACTTAAAGGAGCAGCTGTTAATGCTGCAAAAAGACCAGGAGGGACATGCAGATCAGGAGAAACCCACTGGTGAGAGCAACCTGCCCTCTCAGGAGAGAGAACAGATGGACCGCCTCCAAAGTAACACTGCCGGGTTTGAAATGTTGCTCAGGGAGAAGGATGGTTTGGAGAAACAAGTGGAAAACCTGAAGAAGGAGAATGAACAGATAAAACGAAAGCTGCAGGCTGCTTTGATAAAGAGAAAGGAGCTGTTAAAGAAGGTGGAGGAAATGAGCCAGGAAGCACAGAATAAAGAGCTCCACTCGGAAGAACGTTTTCCAGCAGAGCGTGGAGCAGAATGCAGTGACACACCTTCCGAGTCGACGAGACCACTCAAAGAAGAGCAAACCCAGGATCCACAGACTGTTGATCTGATTAGGGCACTTGCTGAAAAAGAAACGGATTTGCAAAATGTTAACAAAGCTCTGCAAGATCAAGCAGCCAGCGTTACTCAGCTTCAGAATCTGGTAGAAGATCTGAGACAAAAGCTGCAGGAAAAGGCGGAGCGTGTGAATTCTCTGGAAGCTGATCTATTTGCCCAGCAGACATCCATCCAACAACTAACGTCACAGCATGAGGTGGAAAAGCAATGCGTGGAACAGGAGAGCACTGAAGCAGATTCCAGTAAGACTATGGCTGAGTCCATCGCAACAGTGCAAGGCTTggtaacagacagacagactgagctGGAGGGTAAGCTCTTCACTCTGGagcgagagaaagatcagctgcaGAAGAAGCTCGAGGAAGCCGTGAGTTCGCGTAAGGACACGATGAAAAAGGCTCAGGAGAAAAACCGACATCACCGGGAGCAAGTGAAACAGCAGAAAGAGGAATATAATGCCCTGCTGGAGAATTTTAACCAACAAAGTCAGGAGAAAGCTGGCATCTGTGAGGAACTTGCAAAAGCGAAAGAGCAACTACGGCTGTTGGAAGGGAGGCCGTCTGCAGCCGGGGCATTGCAAGCAGAGAAGCCACCGGATCAGGGTATTCCTGAAGAGATAATTGTCCCAGAGGAGAATCAGCATTTAGGCTGGAGCCCGGAGGGGGTTGGATCCTCAATACTAGAACCGGTTCAGGCATTCATTGACCTGTCTGAGCCAAGGGGTGATGATCTTTTGGTGGCACAGTTGAAAGAAGATCTCCAGAAGGTACAGGATGAGAAGGACGGCCTTTCTTTAAAACTGCAGCATTTGGCACAACTTGAACAGAAAACAAGGGAAGAATCGGCAGAGTCTCTGGATCGAATCACTGAGCTGCAGGGTACCCACCACCAAGAGAAGGAGGAGTTACTTAAAGAAGTTGACATTCTGAAGAAAAGATATCAAGACATGGAACTTAAATTAGCTTTAGAAGAAGCCAGGGCTGAAAGTTATGTCTCTGAACAGGTGGCCGTGTTAAACAAGGAATATGAAGAATTGAAGGACATCTTGCAGAAGAAGGATGAAGAAATAGAACATTTCCACACCCAGTTAAAGGAAAAAGATGAGATCCTCAAAAATCTGCAGCAGAAGATGTCTGATCAGGAAGATCTTGTCGGAGCTTTGCAGACTCAAATAGAAGAGCAAACCAAAGAGTTTGAGGAACAGAGCAAGCACCTCCAAACAGAGATCCTGGAAACTCAGCAGAAGCAAGAAGAGGATACTGAAGAGGCCAAGTCCAAACAGCAGATACAGAGGAAATTACAAGCCGCCCTGATCTCTCGTAAGGAAAGTTTGAAAGCGAATAAGTTGCTGAAGGAAGAGCTGGCTTCCGTAACAGCATTGAAAGAGGAATTAAATAGCAAGCTGGGAGAAATGGAGAAAACTGCTGAAGACCTGAGGCAGGACAAAGAAGACTTGCTGACAAAAATGTTGAATCTGCAGGAGCAAAAGGAACAATTAATCATAGAAGTGAATAAGTCTCTGACCGAAAACCAGAATCTCAGTGCTTCATGTGAGAGCTTGAAGCTGGTGATTGAAGGTGTTACCCAGGAAAAAGAAAGCTTACAGCAAGAGATTGAGTCCTTGAAAGGAGAACAAGTTGCTGAAAGCTCAGAGTGGCAACGCAAGCACAGAGACCTACAGAAGGAATACGAAACCCTCCTGCAGTCCTACGAGAACGTTGGCAGTGAGACCGAAAGGATGAGCCGTGTCCTGGATGTAAGCAAGCAGGAGAAGCAGGGGTTGCTCTTCAGGATCCGAGAAGGCGAGACTCAGAAACTGGAAGTAGAAAAGCAACTTCAGGAGGCTGTCCAGGAGCaggagggaatgaaagagaaaatgcGGAAGTTTGCTAAGTCGAAGCAGCAGAAAATtatggagctggaggaagaaattgAGAGGCTTCAGTCGGAACAATGTGAAATAAGGAACCAGGTTAAGCCATCGGCATCCTCTGACTCAACGGAAAGTCAGCTTCAGGAGGAGCTGCAGAATGCAAAGAGGGAAACTGAGGAGGCGATGAATGAACTTGAGACACTAAAAGCTCAACGGGATGCTTTGGACCTAGAAACTGACACATTGAGGCAGCAGCTGAAGGATATTTCCGAGAAGCTGGAAGCAAGTCAAAAAGAATTGGAAAAAAATCGAAATAATGTCATTCAAGAACCGGAAATTCCGATGGAAGAAGCGATTGTTGCGTCCTTTGCAGTAGAAGTTAAACAAGAATCCAGCAACAAATTGGGTTCTTCCACAGAATCAGCAGCAGCCCATGTCTCTCCTGAGGGCTCACAAGAAGTCCCTGATCCTGGTTACTTTGATGAAATTGCCAAATGCCGACAGGAGCTGTTACTGCTGACAGAAAAACTGACACAGATGGAAACTGACAAACAAACGATAGAGGATGAGATGCATGAATTAATGAAAACGAGTCAACTTCTGAAAAGTGAGAAAGAGGCTTTGGAAGAACAATTGGCTaaaaatcaggacaaattcaAACTGATGCAGGAGTCTGCCTCAAAGCTGGAGCAGAATAACCAGCAGGTAAAGCAACAAGTAGAGAAGTTAAGGAAGGAGAAAGCGGCTGCAGAGTCAGATAGAGATGACCTTGAAGAGCGACTGATGAATCAACTAGCAGAGCTGAATGGCAGCATCGCCAACTACCAACAGGAATCAAAAGACAGCAGCAATAAGATTTCACACCTCGAACTAACCTTGAAAGACAATCAGAAACAGATGGACAAGATGGAAGAAGAGGTGAGACAGCTCAAGAGCGAGAAAGCAGAAGCTGCAGCCAAGATGCAAAAGGACTTTGAGGAAAAAGTCAAGTCCATGCAAAGGGGAAGAGAGGGCAGAAAGGTCCACAACAAAGAACTGCAGGAGCTGCTTAAGGTAAAACAGCAAGAGATCAAGCAGCTGCAGAAAGATTGCATCCGGTATCAAGAGAAGATCAGCGATTTGGAAAAAACCATCAAGGCACTGGAATTTGTCCAgcaagaaactcagaagagtttGGATGCTGCGTTAAAGGAAACAACAGCAAAAATGGAAGATTGCAAGAAGACTCGAGCAGAGTTGTTTTCCTGCAAA
This region of Mustelus asterias chromosome 19, sMusAst1.hap1.1, whole genome shotgun sequence genomic DNA includes:
- the LOC144508012 gene encoding golgin subfamily B member 1-like translates to MLSRLSDLAKGVNNVLQDLSGDDIGDETNAAEGEETSQQPEMETCAEASEDVLERLAQTEQLVVQLKELIREKDLQLQNKEVAMKEEKELSDAKLSKLKLQAKAKVASLNARIEELQKQSLQKPSSQPEKTEEQTVEVSLKESSTLEQQEIEKLKCQLQQQEESCQTLQAAVNSMKDQLQTTNELLKQKEAEHAQQLRSVQEVILEKDTRFQEHIQKHEEELTQLASGSEINKELQQTVKSLQRKLEEKEEALLGRTRVVEMLQQELNDSDRNKQVLGEKLQEAEANIAILHTALEAERLSAEARLSEVTEKYETELAEKNSAVTQMQQALQGAQSSCTDLTTQNQQLQSLMGDRERMCKTLTDEIKELQDGLKKVEATEQSEAELASEREASVKVQELEEKVQELQTAAEEQEVASQNRLAELEEEKGSLLWKTVDYEEVKTENEYLQTRIKELEQQRGTEELAHNTQECIQVGDTNSKLLDTIVLDQTTQSADSSPGGTGQTNTMEDSQDIPEPEQKVTELMEVQHGGAEAEEGSDLQSLKRAVSEKDKELVTVTNQLAEAQRDIVRLSQQLLDRPEIALTQDGAGSLIQVLEGNQFLPLEQKIMSAADKNLNVLVEQKEGRSSITLTEESPNAGSEMESTTVSVQIEGKNTSVIQVEQRSTTVVHLDESIYSTTEMYSSGEHLAYGATSLGGLQMVSGKEQSGEIIGGFREFHMVENEEVKKLQVRVQELEKNLEAVETLYGKQLEDKQEELQSLNQRVLDYEKEAADAKETINNLGFEKDQLLDQIKRYDEELCEIAQLKERLAKAEEDAQNEEKQRLLILENTSIQSGLLEEQLHSAENESRSKDVKMEALEKELDIIQCRVSEQAEEAKGLRGQLQEKEEAVLSLKQLTRDAESKVEELLQKLASGEQELMSVQQSLSEETHKVQQLQSSLSQREAEMAELTMSMSEKMVALNEDKFSLGNEVKHLKEQLLMLQKDQEGHADQEKPTGESNLPSQEREQMDRLQSNTAGFEMLLREKDGLEKQVENLKKENEQIKRKLQAALIKRKELLKKVEEMSQEAQNKELHSEERFPAERGAECSDTPSESTRPLKEEQTQDPQTVDLIRALAEKETDLQNVNKALQDQAASVTQLQNLVEDLRQKLQEKAERVNSLEADLFAQQTSIQQLTSQHEVEKQCVEQESTEADSSKTMAESIATVQGLVTDRQTELEGKLFTLEREKDQLQKKLEEAVSSRKDTMKKAQEKNRHHREQVKQQKEEYNALLENFNQQSQEKAGICEELAKAKEQLRLLEGRPSAAGALQAEKPPDQGIPEEIIVPEENQHLGWSPEGVGSSILEPVQAFIDLSEPRGDDLLVAQLKEDLQKVQDEKDGLSLKLQHLAQLEQKTREESAESLDRITELQGTHHQEKEELLKEVDILKKRYQDMELKLALEEARAESYVSEQVAVLNKEYEELKDILQKKDEEIEHFHTQLKEKDEILKNLQQKMSDQEDLVGALQTQIEEQTKEFEEQSKHLQTEILETQQKQEEDTEEAKSKQQIQRKLQAALISRKESLKANKLLKEELASVTALKEELNSKLGEMEKTAEDLRQDKEDLLTKMLNLQEQKEQLIIEVNKSLTENQNLSASCESLKLVIEGVTQEKESLQQEIESLKGEQVAESSEWQRKHRDLQKEYETLLQSYENVGSETERMSRVLDVSKQEKQGLLFRIREGETQKLEVEKQLQEAVQEQEGMKEKMRKFAKSKQQKIMELEEEIERLQSEQCEIRNQVKPSASSDSTESQLQEELQNAKRETEEAMNELETLKAQRDALDLETDTLRQQLKDISEKLEASQKELEKNRNNVIQEPEIPMEEAIVASFAVEVKQESSNKLGSSTESAAAHVSPEGSQEVPDPGYFDEIAKCRQELLLLTEKLTQMETDKQTIEDEMHELMKTSQLLKSEKEALEEQLAKNQDKFKLMQESASKLEQNNQQVKQQVEKLRKEKAAAESDRDDLEERLMNQLAELNGSIANYQQESKDSSNKISHLELTLKDNQKQMDKMEEEVRQLKSEKAEAAAKMQKDFEEKVKSMQRGREGRKVHNKELQELLKVKQQEIKQLQKDCIRYQEKISDLEKTIKALEFVQQETQKSLDAALKETTAKMEDCKKTRAELFSCKVRLDDTQSEAARILADNLKLKEELQTSETKAQDQASSMEEEHKRRLNLEKNEHRKQLRNMQEKLECLEREKKNAEDSIDVLKDMLEKKKSENNKVQADFNENLAKLAAFTRSMSSLQNDRDRIIDESKKWEIKFNDAILKKEEDIRDKEDSCNELKEQLRQASAHCEELEIKLSRLEHSEQEWESKFKSEEEVHEQMMKKVEDENRQLFSKSEEFQKLLKDSQNELLKLTEEAKSLREQIADLDSSLEKLEKAKSDLEANLKQREAEAQNYLLTCEQLQSDLQSSKSLTEKLHGETAEKEEKIVSLLAAKEEAVANAIGEAQQQRVEEIERWESRVQKVEEEKSEGEQAIRKLRKETEDLDEKLKKTEEELKQQKIKLESFTKSMASLQNDRERVLSDYKQLEQKHLEAIVEKDQLIQEAATENNKLKNELRSQQGQKDDLNSENAKLNAQLIQYREDLNQVISMKDSQYKQFLNTQLERIKELENEKTDIEKLLKGVENGSEELSQENKTLKGEKQNQKEQLQLAEKATAELKEEVARLTIGGPVQELQQQLDEKTGEVEKLVASLASTQEKVAELELKVVVVKEEAGQRLHDTEVRYEKELESLQHNAGIMRNETETAEERVAELARDLMETEQRLRESIEEAEQFKAQNLSFGKAMSSLQVSRDHLLVQLEELQQKYTSELEMEKNRNAGLRQELTHSETNCHNLAEEKERLSSEFAAMKSSTIEDNLRARVDELSKQLSSKQQDVQDLTLELEVSANQLKAFSKTVTTLQGEKDRLMGEVAKSKKVHEVKQGSAPTSSKSSEVQSLRNALSSLQNDRDRLLQEMRSLQQQQLQIGEEAAELSRLRAQLEGQSHQITNYQETQERLKKEHEACRDELEQQRSEKLSFTKQCERLKEQYLIAVSDKDKQIQELQRLYQELRLKVTQQAPEEAANPGETLKGVQTENSQLKIQLNNSLKELHQKELRIQKLNSKMSLVFEEKIALSAQLRGTGQNLRDTQQRFNELQARHRTLEQQLQSSTDLQDEKEKMDPLVDAAPGGPQGKDRNTEQHKETELRHLKQRLIEAKQIQDRSKQELNQLEGSLAEEREKRLAAEEALLSAEHRLKSVELSEWVSAQERSLNASTMEEHSMLIDLPESATPSKTRRGSRVRSFCSLLHSRSRAKLLFAVYVAALHVLFLLCFTGNL